The genomic region ATCAGGTAAGCAACAGGAGGAGGGGTCTTTGGTGATTGACATTTTTAATCTTGATCCTATAATTCAGCAGGTACACGAACAGGTGAATAATGGGGAGGTTTTTAGTTTGGTAGATAAGCCTAAGCCGAGGGGTACTCGGCTCCAAATCCCGAGTGACCGTGCTTTACGTTCTAAATCGAAAGTCtcctctaactcatttgcatcCTTGTCTCATGATTAATCTGCTTTTTTGGAATATTCGGGGTATCTCGCGATCCCCAAATTTTCGTAGGTTAAAACGGTTAATTGATGAGTTTTCAATTCCTTTAGTGGCTATTTGTGAGCCTAAGGCTTTACCACGCGACATTCATTTGTTTAGTGCACGCCTCAGGATGGATAGCTGGATCATGAATAACCAGGGGTCTATTTGggtattttataaaaattccttTGACTGTTCTCTTGTGGGAGAATCCTCCCAGCACGTGTCTCTTAAAATCATTTCTCCGATTTTCCCAGTTCCagtgtatttttcttttgtccaTGCAAAATGTAATGAGCAGGAGCGAGCTTTGCTGTGGTCAGCTCTGATAGCGGAAAACCTGGCGGAGCACCCTTGGATGTTGGCAGGTGATTTCAATGTTACTGTTAGCGCGGATGAAAAGAGGGGTGGATTGCCTTTTCGGGTTGACGAAGGGGTGGAGCTTAGAACGTTCATGTCGATGGCGGGTGTTTCGGATGTTGGTTTTCTGGGGTGCCCTTTCACTTGGTGTAATAATAGGGGGGGTCTGGCCCGTATCTGGAAGCGCCTGGACAGAATGTTTGTCAATCAAACGGCCTTTCTCTCTGGGGTGCAATTTCAGGTTCAACATCTAGGGAGGGAGCCTTCGGATCATGCCCCCCTTCTAATGTCTTCGTCGACGAGGCGAGATAACAAGCCTAAACCTTttcgatttttgaatatttgGACGACGAAGCTTGGGCTGTTGGATGTCATTAGGAGGAGTTGGGCAGTTCCTTGTTCTGGGCGCCCTTTGAGTCGTTTAACCGCTAAACTGAGGAATGTCAAACGGGACTTGCAAGTTTGGTCTCGTGAGCAGTTCGGTAACATTTTTGACGCGGTGAAGAGGGCGGAGGGCGAGGTAGCAGCTGCAGAGGACGCTTTTGGAAATGAGCCTTGTCAGTCGCATTGGTTGGCACTCCAGGAGGCTCGTGCTAGACTGAGAAATTCTCTGGTGAGAGAGGAAGGGTATTGGCGGCAAAAGGCAAGGGTCAAATGGCTTAAGGACGGGGACAAAAATTCTAAGTATTTCCATTCGATTGTGGCGGAGAGAAGAGCTAAGTCCATCATTCACCGAATTAAGAATGACCAGGGGGAGTGGGTATCGGATGAAGGTCAGGTGTCTGCCATGGGGGTGGAGTTCTTCAAATCCTTACTTTCGGAGGAGCCTGCCACTGGGTCATGGAGGATTTTGGATGTGATTCCTAAGGTTGTGTCCGATGTTCAAGTTGCTGATTTGGAGCGGTTTCCATCGCACGAGGAGATAAGGGAGGTGGTGTTTAACATGGATGGGGAGAGTGCGGGTGGGCCAGATGGTTTTACAGGAACTTTTTTCACCTTTGCGTGGGAGGTGGTGGGCAAGGATTTGTGCGACGCAGTGTTTAGTTTCTTTTGTGGGCATGAGTTGCCGCGGAGTGTTTCTTCGACGTGGATTGTGCTGATTCCCAAGGTAACCTCCCCGCAAGATTTTAGTCAATTTCGGCCGATAAGTCTTTGTAACTTTGTCAATAAGGTGATTTCAAAATTGTTGGCCAACCGTCTATCAAAGGTGCTGCCTGGTATTATCTCCCCGCAACAGAGTGGGTTTGTTCAGGGAAGGCAGATATCCGAAAATTTTTTATTGGCCCAGGAGTTGTTATCTGATATTCGGAAATCGAATCGTGGGGGTAACGTAGTTTTGAAGTTGGATATGGCCAAGGCCTACGACAGAGTTTCGTGGCCTTTTTTGTTACAGGTCTTGCGTAGGTTCGGGTTCGGAGAGCGGTGGATTGATATGATTTGGAGGTTGATTTCGAATGTCTGGTTCTCGGTCATGGTCAATGGTGCTCCTCAAGGTTTCTTCCATTCTAGTCGAGGGCTAAGGCAAGGGGACCCTATTTCTCCAGCTCTTTTTGTGATTGGTGCCGAGGTCCTATCTCGCCTCTTAAATTCTTTGCTTTCCTCCCCCCTCTTTTCACCGTTTAGTGTACCTCATGGATGCCCGAAGGTTACGCACCTGGCTTATGCCGATGATGTGGTTATCTTTTCAAGTGGGCTGAAGAGGTCAGTTCGTTTGGTTATGAAAGCTCTGGGAGATTACTCTTCGGTATCAGGTCAGCAGGTGAACCATCAAAAGAGTTGTTTTTTGTCCCATAGCAGGTTTCCCAGGGCGAGAAAACGTATGCTTGGAGAACTCACTGGGTTCCCCTCGCGGGAGTTTCCGGTCAAATACTTGGGTTGTCCCTTATATGTTGGGCGGAGGAAGAAAGGTTATTTTTCGGAAATTTGTGATTCCATACTAGCCAGGGTGCTATCGTGGAAGGGGAGGTTATTGTCGCACGGTGGTAGGCTGGTCCTGATCAGGAGTGTGCTATCTTCTATGCCTCTTAATATTCTTGC from Coffea eugenioides isolate CCC68of unplaced genomic scaffold, Ceug_1.0 ScVebR1_1553;HRSCAF=2420, whole genome shotgun sequence harbors:
- the LOC113755515 gene encoding uncharacterized protein LOC113755515, with translation MDSWIMNNQGSIWVFYKNSFDCSLVGESSQHVSLKIISPIFPVPVYFSFVHAKCNEQERALLWSALIAENLAEHPWMLAGDFNVTVSADEKRGGLPFRVDEGVELRTFMSMAGVSDVGFLGCPFTWCNNRGGLARIWKRLDRMFVNQTAFLSGVQFQVQHLGREPSDHAPLLMSSSTRRDNKPKPFRFLNIWTTKLGLLDVIRRSWAVPCSGRPLSRLTAKLRNVKRDLQVWSREQFGNIFDAVKRAEGEVAAAEDAFGNEPCQSHWLALQEARARLRNSLVREEGYWRQKARVKWLKDGDKNSKYFHSIVAERRAKSIIHRIKNDQGEWVSDEGQVSAMGVEFFKSLLSEEPATGSWRILDVIPKVVSDVQVADLERFPSHEEIREVVFNMDGESAGGPDGFTGTFFTFAWEVVGKDLCDAVFSFFCGHELPRSVSSTWIVLIPKVTSPQDFSQFRPISLCNFVNKVISKLLANRLSKVLPGIISPQQSGFVQGRQISENFLLAQELLSDIRKSNRGGNVVLKLDMAKAYDRVSWPFLLQVLRRFGFGERWIDMIWRLISNVWFSVMVNGAPQGFFHSSRGLRQGDPISPALFVIGAEVLSRLLNSLLSSPLFSPFSVPHGCPKVTHLAYADDVVIFSSGLKRSVRLVMKALGDYSSVSGQQVNHQKSCFLSHSRFPRARKRMLGELTGFPSREFPVKYLGCPLYVGRRKKGYFSEICDSILARVLSWKGRLLSHGGRLVLIRSVLSSMPLNILAASTPPKAIFGLLEKTFANFLWGASEGGLRFHWIKWEQLCQPYDRGGAGLRSLRDVFDAFSMKLWWQFRLRKSLWAEFLHCKYCPNFHPCSADVSPGSSWTWKRLISIQGVAEQQIRWVLSNGSASFWHDDWLGQGPLCRQVDSFQEYAVSDFVEHGRWNVQRLCSVLPSWWVGQILRVEPPAETHSDRMVWSPSTSGDFSLSSAYQSAREVGNRSCLYSSLWGQELPSNVSFFMLRLLGARLPVMDRLQKLGVVGPSRCFCCSFPCQESLDHIFCTGEVPRQIWESFEVVVGGFGVSSTIRHKVIGWWLKPTRNPFLQFLFRVLPSLICWHLWKMRNKFVFEGQSLPVAIVSDRIFCDLRDLFQIRFKNTVSSCRGWPSFFESVAGLARRYHVQIVRWRCPKQSVVKLNSDGCSRGNPGMSGGGGIIRNYEGRFLLGFSCFFGELTSLQAELEALLHGIRLAVDRGYSALHIESDSLVLVQIIRGTVRCPWQLQRGLQEVLNAKGLFREISHCFREANRPADRLANVGVDAGFNSTYVSFSELPCLVRGDVNLDRLGVPNIRRSRASLALKAEQVVSVIAINIEQLQVLELRVEGRRIGMGFAKHGLTAIPERLATLEVLEDDIDAVSRVVFRATPPTDYLRLRDELDLLVKAEQVVSVIAINIEQLQVLELRVEGRRIGMGFAKHGLTAILERLATLEVLEDDIDAVSRVVFRATPPTDCLRLRDELDLLGP